Proteins encoded in a region of the Cryptosporangium minutisporangium genome:
- a CDS encoding peroxiredoxin has product MDTGDLAPDFELPDQDGVPRRLSTLLAEGGPVVLFFYPAAMSPGCTAESCHFRDLAKEFAAVGAQRIGISNDRVEVQQEFAGRHNLDYPLLSDIGGVVAAEYGVKRRLGPLAVKRHTFVIDVDRRLLAVIRSELRMSVHADKALEVLRDRA; this is encoded by the coding sequence ATGGACACAGGCGATCTGGCTCCGGACTTCGAACTGCCCGACCAGGACGGCGTGCCCCGCCGGCTGAGCACGCTGCTGGCCGAGGGCGGACCGGTGGTGCTGTTCTTCTACCCGGCCGCGATGAGCCCCGGCTGCACCGCCGAGAGTTGCCACTTCCGTGACCTGGCCAAGGAGTTCGCGGCGGTCGGCGCTCAGCGGATCGGGATCAGCAACGACCGGGTCGAGGTCCAACAGGAGTTCGCCGGTCGTCACAACCTCGACTACCCACTGCTGTCGGACATCGGCGGGGTCGTCGCGGCCGAGTACGGCGTGAAGCGCCGCCTCGGCCCACTGGCGGTGAAGCGCCACACGTTCGTCATCGACGTCGACCGCCGTCTGCTCGCCGTGATCCGCAGCGAGCTCCGCATGTCCGTCCACGCCGACAAGGCGCTCGAGGTCCTCCGCGATCGCGCCTAA
- a CDS encoding DEAD/DEAH box helicase, producing the protein MLSPEQSHAPARTTPSRRRRPRQRPADATQATAVSITTPQSPAVPTAPQQRAPENDAPVAGVSFLDLGVPAAAVDVLAAGGVLAPFPIQTATLPDTLAGKDVLGRGRTGSGKTLAFVLPIVSRLAAAGARRRAGRPRGLILVPTRELATQVHAALRPLADATGLTTTTVFGGVGLGKQISTLAGGIDVLVACPGRLEELIRMGHCDLGGVEITVLDEADHMADLGFLPSVKRLLDRTPADGQRLLFSATLDNGVDVLVRRYLTKPVTHSVDPEVAPVATMVHHVFLVGADNKAEVVRQLASGRDRSLLFTRTKSGARRLARSLTAAGVPAVDLHGNLAQNARERNLAAFTSGAVKVLVATDIAARGVHVDDITLVVHVDPPAEHKAYLHRSGRTARAGADGVVVTIATPDQQSDVRVLARKAGIAPTTVSVRPGAAEILALTGPPGEYVTPPVAAAPAANGGGRGRGTGAGAGSRGRGTGQGGRARSATADSGRGASAGSRSTGGRGAGAGSGRSAGAGRSRTGSGRSGGSVYTSSSDGTSGYAGGGAAAHSERG; encoded by the coding sequence TTGCTCTCACCCGAGCAGTCGCACGCCCCTGCCCGCACCACGCCGTCGCGACGCCGCCGCCCCCGGCAGCGCCCCGCAGACGCCACGCAGGCCACCGCCGTATCGATCACCACCCCGCAGTCCCCCGCCGTACCCACCGCTCCGCAGCAGCGCGCGCCCGAGAACGACGCGCCGGTCGCCGGCGTCTCGTTCCTCGACCTGGGGGTTCCCGCCGCCGCTGTCGACGTGCTCGCCGCCGGTGGCGTCCTGGCGCCGTTCCCGATCCAGACCGCCACGCTGCCCGACACGCTGGCCGGCAAGGACGTGCTCGGCCGCGGACGCACCGGCAGTGGCAAGACCCTCGCGTTCGTGCTTCCGATCGTCAGCCGCCTCGCGGCTGCCGGGGCGCGCCGCCGGGCCGGGCGTCCGCGCGGACTGATCCTGGTGCCGACCCGCGAGCTCGCGACCCAGGTGCACGCTGCGCTTCGTCCGCTGGCCGACGCCACCGGGCTGACCACGACGACGGTGTTCGGCGGCGTCGGCCTCGGAAAGCAGATCAGCACGCTGGCCGGCGGCATCGACGTCCTGGTGGCGTGCCCCGGCCGGCTCGAAGAGCTGATCCGCATGGGGCACTGCGACCTCGGCGGCGTCGAGATCACCGTGCTGGACGAGGCCGACCACATGGCCGACCTCGGCTTCCTGCCGTCCGTGAAGCGTCTGCTCGACCGCACCCCGGCCGACGGTCAGCGGCTGCTGTTCTCGGCGACGCTCGACAACGGTGTGGACGTCCTGGTCCGCCGTTACCTGACCAAGCCGGTGACCCACTCGGTCGACCCGGAGGTGGCCCCGGTCGCGACGATGGTGCACCACGTGTTCCTGGTGGGCGCCGACAACAAGGCCGAGGTCGTCCGGCAGCTCGCGTCCGGACGCGACCGCAGCCTGCTGTTCACCCGCACCAAGAGCGGCGCGCGGCGCCTGGCCCGGTCGCTGACCGCCGCCGGTGTCCCAGCCGTGGACCTGCACGGCAACCTCGCGCAGAACGCGCGCGAGCGGAACCTCGCCGCGTTCACGTCCGGCGCGGTGAAAGTGCTGGTCGCCACCGACATCGCAGCGCGCGGCGTGCACGTCGACGACATCACGCTGGTCGTCCACGTCGACCCGCCGGCCGAGCACAAGGCCTATCTGCACCGGTCCGGACGGACCGCGCGGGCCGGAGCGGACGGCGTGGTCGTGACGATCGCGACGCCCGACCAGCAGTCCGACGTCCGGGTACTGGCCCGCAAGGCCGGTATCGCGCCGACGACCGTGTCGGTGCGGCCCGGCGCGGCCGAGATCCTCGCGCTGACCGGACCGCCCGGGGAGTACGTGACGCCGCCGGTCGCGGCGGCACCCGCCGCCAACGGTGGTGGACGGGGCCGGGGCACCGGTGCTGGTGCCGGGTCCCGCGGCCGCGGGACCGGCCAGGGTGGGCGCGCTAGGAGCGCCACGGCAGACAGCGGCCGGGGCGCCTCGGCGGGAAGCCGGAGCACCGGTGGCCGCGGCGCGGGCGCCGGATCGGGCCGATCGGCCGGTGCGGGTCGGAGCCGAACCGGCAGCGGCCGGTCCGGCGGGTCGGTCTACACGTCCAGCAGCGACGGCACCAGCGGCTACGCCGGCGGTGGCGCCGCCGCACACAGCGAGCGCGG
- a CDS encoding carboxymuconolactone decarboxylase family protein, with protein sequence MTTETTDRVGIEPRIAVHELAPQGYRAVLGLEKYVASVVDPVVFELVKLRASMINGCSFCVDMHSRDASRAGEDSRRLFAVAAWREAPFFTRRERAALALTDAMTRLGEHGVPDDVWEEAAAVWSEEELANLILAIGTINLWNRLAITSHTPPPLTV encoded by the coding sequence ATGACTACAGAGACCACGGACCGGGTGGGCATCGAGCCGCGGATCGCCGTGCACGAGCTGGCACCGCAGGGCTACCGGGCCGTGCTGGGGCTGGAGAAGTACGTGGCGAGCGTCGTCGACCCGGTGGTGTTCGAGCTGGTCAAGCTGCGGGCATCGATGATCAACGGCTGTTCGTTCTGCGTGGACATGCACTCTCGGGACGCCAGCCGGGCCGGCGAGGACAGCCGGCGGCTGTTCGCGGTCGCCGCGTGGCGGGAGGCGCCGTTCTTCACCCGCCGGGAGCGGGCCGCGCTGGCGCTGACCGACGCGATGACCCGGCTGGGCGAGCACGGCGTCCCGGACGACGTCTGGGAGGAAGCCGCCGCGGTCTGGTCCGAGGAGGAGCTGGCGAATCTGATCCTGGCCATCGGAACGATCAACCTCTGGAACCGGCTCGCGATCACGTCGCACACCCCGCCGCCACTCACGGTCTGA
- the ileS gene encoding isoleucine--tRNA ligase produces MAYPQNDPKKPVPAAASFPEIEQRVLDHWSSDATFKASIDTRPAGENGSNEYVFYDGPPFANGLPHYGHLLTGYVKDLVPRYQTMRGKHVERRFGWDTHGLPAEVEAERQLGISTKAEVLDLGIAKFNEACKASVLRYTQDWERYVTRQARWVDFENDYKTLDLDYTESVLWAFKTLYDKGLVYEGFKVLPYCWRCETPLSNTETRMDDVYRARQDPAVTVAFTLENGEKLWVWTTTPWTLPSNLAVAVGPDIEYAKFSNGTETVLVGAARVGAYEKELEGYSPAGSVTGAELVGLRYTPLFDFLTGRDDVENAWRVLSGDFVTTEDGTGAVHMAPAFGEDDQNLCNANGIPTIVTVDEHTRFTALVPAYQGMQVFESNKPVARDLRDRGVVVRQDSYEHPYPHCWRCDTPLVYKAVSSWFVQVTKFRDRMVELNQQITWVPGHVKDGSFGKWIANARDWSISRNRFWGAPIPVWKSDDPNYPRVDVYGSLDEIERDFGVRPDDLHRPYVDDLTRPNPDDPTGKSTMRRVPEVLDCWFESGSMPFAQVHYPFENTEWFENHYPGDFIVEYIGQTRGWFYTLHVLATALFDRPAFTTCVSHGIVLGNDGTKMSKSRRNYPDVYEMFDAYGADAMRWFLMSSPIVRGGDLVVTESGIRDSVRQVLNPLWNAYYFFTLYANASGYEARYRTDSTHVLDRYVLAKLRDLVTETTGAMDVYDISGACADVRSFLDTLTNWYIRRSRDRFWAGDADAFDTLYTVLETVTRVSAPLLPMLSEEVWQGLTGGRSVHLEDWPGVDDLPADAELVAAMDRVRDVASAALSLRKAKKLRVRLPLASLTVAVPDAAVLEPFRELLTDEVNVKEVQLQPDVDVACSTVLTVVPRVLGPRLGKDVQRVIKAVKAGDWSSSGDTVVAGGVELAEGEYDLKLVPAEPDRSAALPGNVGVVVLDTDLTPSLVSEGVARDVVRAVQQARKDAGLDVSDRITLRLEAPDDVAEAVKEHQGFVAAEVLAEELVYGPLGDVDAVHQAEVGDGSPVRVGVAKL; encoded by the coding sequence ATGGCGTATCCGCAGAACGACCCGAAGAAGCCGGTACCGGCTGCCGCGTCGTTCCCCGAGATCGAGCAGCGAGTGCTCGACCACTGGAGCAGCGACGCCACCTTCAAGGCCAGCATCGACACCCGCCCGGCCGGGGAGAACGGCAGCAACGAGTACGTCTTCTACGACGGCCCGCCGTTCGCCAACGGTCTGCCGCACTACGGTCACCTGCTCACCGGGTACGTGAAGGACCTGGTGCCGCGCTACCAGACGATGCGCGGCAAGCACGTCGAGCGTCGGTTCGGCTGGGACACCCATGGCCTGCCGGCCGAGGTCGAGGCCGAGCGTCAGCTGGGCATCTCCACCAAGGCCGAGGTACTCGACCTGGGCATCGCGAAGTTCAACGAGGCCTGTAAGGCCTCGGTGCTGCGCTACACCCAGGACTGGGAGCGGTACGTCACCCGCCAGGCGCGCTGGGTCGACTTCGAGAACGACTACAAGACGCTCGACCTCGACTACACCGAGAGCGTCCTCTGGGCCTTCAAGACCCTCTACGACAAGGGCCTTGTCTACGAGGGCTTCAAGGTGCTGCCGTACTGCTGGCGGTGCGAGACCCCGCTGAGCAACACCGAGACCCGGATGGACGACGTCTACCGGGCTCGGCAGGACCCGGCGGTCACCGTGGCGTTCACGTTGGAGAACGGCGAAAAGCTCTGGGTCTGGACGACGACGCCCTGGACGCTGCCGAGCAACCTGGCGGTCGCGGTCGGACCGGACATCGAGTACGCGAAGTTCTCGAACGGCACCGAGACGGTGCTCGTGGGTGCCGCTCGGGTCGGCGCCTACGAGAAGGAGCTCGAGGGGTACTCGCCGGCGGGCTCGGTGACCGGTGCCGAGTTGGTGGGGCTGCGCTACACGCCGCTCTTCGACTTCCTGACCGGCCGCGACGACGTGGAGAACGCCTGGCGTGTGCTCTCCGGTGACTTCGTCACGACCGAGGACGGCACCGGCGCCGTGCACATGGCGCCGGCCTTCGGTGAGGACGACCAGAACCTCTGCAACGCCAACGGCATCCCGACGATCGTCACGGTCGACGAGCACACCCGCTTCACCGCGCTGGTGCCTGCTTACCAGGGCATGCAGGTGTTCGAGTCGAACAAGCCCGTGGCCCGCGACCTCCGTGATCGGGGTGTGGTCGTCCGCCAGGACTCCTACGAGCACCCGTACCCGCACTGCTGGCGCTGCGACACGCCGCTGGTCTACAAGGCGGTGTCGAGCTGGTTCGTCCAGGTCACGAAGTTCCGTGACCGGATGGTCGAGCTGAACCAGCAGATCACCTGGGTGCCCGGCCACGTCAAGGACGGCTCGTTCGGCAAGTGGATCGCGAACGCCCGCGACTGGTCGATCAGCCGGAACCGGTTCTGGGGTGCGCCGATCCCGGTCTGGAAGTCCGACGACCCGAACTACCCGCGGGTCGACGTCTACGGCTCGCTGGACGAGATCGAGCGCGACTTCGGGGTCCGCCCGGACGACCTGCACCGGCCGTACGTCGACGACCTCACGCGTCCGAACCCGGACGACCCGACGGGCAAGTCGACGATGCGTCGCGTGCCGGAGGTGCTCGACTGCTGGTTCGAGTCGGGTTCGATGCCGTTCGCCCAGGTGCACTACCCGTTCGAGAACACCGAGTGGTTCGAGAACCACTACCCGGGTGACTTCATCGTCGAGTACATCGGGCAGACCCGGGGCTGGTTCTACACGCTCCACGTGCTGGCCACCGCGCTCTTCGACCGCCCGGCGTTCACCACCTGCGTCTCGCACGGCATCGTGCTGGGCAACGACGGCACCAAGATGAGCAAGTCGCGCCGGAACTACCCGGACGTCTACGAGATGTTCGACGCCTACGGTGCCGACGCGATGCGCTGGTTCCTGATGTCGTCGCCGATCGTGCGCGGGGGCGACCTGGTCGTCACCGAGAGCGGGATCCGGGACAGCGTCCGGCAGGTGCTCAACCCGCTGTGGAACGCGTACTACTTCTTCACTCTGTACGCGAACGCCTCCGGGTACGAGGCCCGGTACCGGACGGACTCGACGCACGTCCTCGACCGGTACGTGCTGGCAAAGCTGCGTGACCTGGTCACCGAGACGACCGGGGCGATGGATGTCTACGACATCTCCGGAGCCTGCGCGGACGTCCGGAGCTTCCTGGACACGCTGACGAACTGGTACATCCGCCGGTCGCGCGACCGGTTCTGGGCCGGGGACGCGGACGCGTTCGACACGCTCTACACGGTGCTCGAAACCGTGACCCGGGTGTCGGCGCCGTTGCTGCCGATGCTGTCCGAGGAGGTCTGGCAAGGGCTGACCGGCGGCCGGTCGGTGCACCTGGAGGATTGGCCGGGCGTCGACGACCTACCGGCGGACGCCGAGCTGGTGGCCGCGATGGACCGGGTGCGGGACGTGGCCTCGGCGGCGCTGTCGCTGCGGAAGGCGAAGAAGCTCCGGGTCCGGCTGCCGCTGGCGTCGCTGACCGTGGCGGTTCCGGACGCCGCGGTACTGGAGCCGTTCCGCGAGCTGCTCACCGACGAGGTGAACGTCAAGGAGGTACAGCTCCAGCCGGACGTCGACGTGGCGTGCTCGACCGTGCTGACCGTGGTCCCGAGGGTGCTCGGCCCGCGGCTGGGCAAGGACGTCCAGCGGGTGATCAAGGCGGTGAAGGCCGGGGACTGGTCGTCCTCGGGGGACACCGTGGTCGCGGGCGGCGTCGAGCTGGCCGAGGGCGAGTACGACCTCAAGCTGGTGCCGGCCGAGCCGGACCGGTCGGCGGCGCTGCCCGGCAACGTCGGTGTCGTCGTGCTCGATACGGACCTGACGCCTTCGCTGGTTTCCGAGGGCGTCGCCAGGGACGTCGTTCGCGCGGTGCAGCAGGCCCGGAAGGACGCCGGCCTGGACGTCTCCGACCGGATCACGCTCCGGCTGGAAGCCCCGGACGACGTGGCCGAAGCGGTGAAGGAGCACCAGGGCTTCGTCGCGGCGGAGGTGCTGGCCGAGGAGCTCGTGTACGGGCCGCTCGGTGACGTCGACGCGGTCCACCAGGCCGAGGTCGGCGACGGCTCTCCGGTGCGCGTGGGCGTCGCCAAGCTCTGA
- a CDS encoding XRE family transcriptional regulator: MREPSPTAFSATTPDGTGSTALGPAEAPARASGGRTRQTLGEDPVEVGRRIRALREERGISLSALAKRAGIGKATLSGLETGVRNPTLETLYAVTGQLGVPLAAVLSPPAAGDPHVDAPVVVHGAAVEATLLEVFEDPDATYELYRIRIRAGAAQVSPAHPAGVTEHLTVFRGEVTAGPVGAPLRTGAGGYLRWAADTPHTYAAGAEDVEAGLLIRSPRHA, translated from the coding sequence ATGCGCGAGCCCTCTCCAACCGCGTTCTCAGCGACCACTCCAGACGGCACGGGGTCGACTGCTCTCGGTCCAGCGGAGGCCCCTGCTCGCGCGAGCGGCGGGCGCACCCGGCAGACGCTGGGCGAAGACCCGGTCGAGGTCGGACGCCGCATCCGAGCGCTGCGCGAAGAGCGCGGCATCTCGCTCTCCGCGCTGGCGAAACGCGCAGGCATCGGCAAGGCGACGCTGTCCGGCCTGGAGACCGGCGTTCGCAACCCGACGCTGGAGACGCTGTACGCCGTCACCGGGCAGCTCGGCGTGCCGCTCGCGGCAGTTCTGAGCCCTCCGGCGGCGGGTGACCCACACGTCGACGCTCCGGTCGTCGTGCACGGCGCGGCCGTCGAGGCGACGCTGCTCGAGGTCTTCGAGGATCCGGACGCGACGTACGAGCTGTATCGGATCCGCATCCGGGCCGGCGCCGCCCAGGTGTCCCCCGCCCACCCGGCCGGCGTCACCGAGCACCTGACCGTGTTCCGCGGAGAGGTGACCGCGGGCCCGGTCGGTGCACCACTGCGGACGGGCGCCGGCGGCTACCTGCGCTGGGCGGCCGACACTCCGCACACCTACGCCGCCGGAGCCGAGGACGTCGAAGCAGGCCTCCTCATCCGCTCACCCCGGCACGCATGA
- a CDS encoding benzoate/H(+) symporter BenE family transporter → MREVLQPVLAGVVTALVGFASSFAVVVAGLRAVGADAAQAASGLLAVCVAAGAAALWLGLRYRMPITIAWSTPGAALLVSTGAVPGGFAAAVGAFLISAALIVVAGLFAPLARWIAAIPTPVASAMLAGVLLDLCLSPVRAVVETPLLALPVIAVWALLTRFARAWAVPAALVVAAIGVGVTRFDEGLDATLRPMVDFTAPTFSVSAVVSIGLPLFLVTMAAQNVPGMAVMASYGYRPPLRPALVATGLGSALAAPFGGHSVNLAAISAALAAGPDAHPDPARRWIASVTAGGGLAVLGLGAGLATALVVLAPPVLIEAVAGLALLAALGSALTAALTSADAFPGGREAAVVTFVVTGSGVTLGGIGAAFWGLIAGAALLLLFRRPAPPAEDDADGNAQRLETAPEIADPAGAPAATTPAAAAERAGTGETRRSDAD, encoded by the coding sequence ATGCGGGAAGTGCTGCAGCCGGTGCTGGCCGGGGTCGTCACGGCCCTGGTCGGGTTCGCCAGTTCGTTCGCCGTGGTGGTCGCCGGGCTCCGCGCGGTCGGCGCCGACGCGGCCCAGGCAGCGTCCGGCCTGCTCGCGGTCTGCGTGGCAGCGGGAGCGGCCGCGCTCTGGCTGGGCCTGCGGTACCGGATGCCGATCACGATCGCCTGGTCGACGCCGGGCGCCGCGCTGCTCGTCTCCACCGGCGCAGTGCCGGGCGGCTTCGCGGCCGCGGTCGGGGCGTTCCTGATCTCGGCCGCGCTGATCGTCGTGGCCGGGCTGTTCGCGCCGCTGGCGCGGTGGATCGCGGCGATACCCACGCCGGTCGCGAGCGCTATGCTCGCCGGCGTCCTGCTCGACCTGTGCCTGTCGCCGGTGCGTGCGGTCGTGGAGACGCCGCTGTTGGCGCTGCCGGTGATCGCGGTGTGGGCGCTGCTCACCCGCTTCGCACGTGCCTGGGCGGTGCCCGCGGCGCTGGTGGTGGCCGCGATCGGCGTCGGCGTGACGCGGTTCGACGAAGGGCTGGACGCGACGCTCCGGCCGATGGTCGACTTCACCGCGCCGACGTTCAGCGTGAGTGCGGTGGTGAGCATCGGGCTGCCGCTGTTCCTGGTGACGATGGCCGCGCAGAACGTGCCGGGCATGGCGGTGATGGCCAGCTACGGCTACCGGCCTCCGCTGCGGCCGGCTCTCGTCGCCACCGGCCTCGGAAGTGCGCTCGCGGCGCCGTTCGGTGGGCACTCGGTCAACCTCGCGGCGATCAGCGCGGCCTTGGCCGCCGGACCGGACGCCCACCCCGATCCCGCGCGACGGTGGATCGCCTCGGTCACGGCCGGTGGCGGGCTGGCCGTGCTGGGGCTCGGTGCCGGACTGGCCACCGCGCTCGTCGTGCTGGCTCCGCCGGTGCTGATCGAGGCGGTGGCGGGGTTGGCGCTGCTGGCGGCGCTCGGCTCCGCGCTCACTGCGGCGCTGACGTCGGCCGACGCGTTCCCCGGCGGACGGGAGGCCGCGGTCGTGACGTTCGTGGTCACCGGCTCCGGCGTGACGCTCGGCGGCATCGGAGCGGCGTTCTGGGGCCTGATCGCCGGCGCGGCCCTCCTGCTGCTCTTCCGCCGACCCGCGCCACCCGCCGAGGACGACGCTGACGGCAACGCGCAACGACTCGAGACCGCCCCGGAGATCGCCGACCCAGCCGGAGCGCCTGCCGCGACCACGCCCGCGGCTGCCGCCGAGCGCGCGGGAACGGGCGAGACGAGGCGCAGTGACGCTGATTGA
- a CDS encoding TetR/AcrR family transcriptional regulator C-terminal domain-containing protein, with protein MALDRETLVRTALRLIDEGGLESLTLRKLAAELGVQAPALYWHFRNKRELLDAVATQLGEEQRTTVGTTPAAGQPWSEWLEERMLDARRGMLAHRDSALIMAGNRPTPDSLPGAEAQLSMLTGLGLSVGDALLFTLASGYFLIGGVLERQLSETREPTETEDEAFRLMQDADRYPTLAAAVAELIKDGSPVGGGAEADEARPGPVAADGPGALDDAVFRFGLGLMIDGLRARLANGGEEPVR; from the coding sequence ATGGCGCTCGATCGGGAGACGCTGGTGCGCACGGCGCTACGGCTGATCGACGAGGGCGGCCTGGAGTCGCTGACCCTGCGCAAACTCGCCGCCGAGCTGGGTGTGCAGGCACCGGCGCTGTACTGGCACTTCCGGAACAAGCGCGAGCTGCTGGACGCGGTGGCGACGCAGCTCGGCGAGGAACAGCGGACGACGGTCGGAACCACCCCGGCGGCCGGTCAGCCGTGGTCGGAGTGGCTCGAGGAACGCATGCTCGACGCCCGGCGCGGGATGCTGGCGCACCGGGACAGCGCGCTGATCATGGCCGGTAACCGCCCCACCCCGGACTCACTGCCCGGAGCAGAGGCCCAGCTGTCCATGCTCACGGGGTTGGGGCTGAGCGTCGGCGACGCGCTGCTGTTCACGCTGGCCAGCGGCTACTTCCTGATCGGCGGGGTGCTGGAGCGTCAGCTGTCGGAGACGCGGGAACCCACCGAGACCGAGGACGAGGCGTTCCGGCTGATGCAGGACGCGGACCGCTACCCGACGCTCGCCGCCGCGGTGGCCGAGCTGATCAAAGACGGCAGCCCGGTGGGCGGCGGCGCCGAAGCAGACGAAGCCCGGCCCGGCCCAGTGGCTGCCGACGGGCCGGGCGCGCTCGACGACGCGGTGTTCCGGTTCGGGCTCGGACTGATGATCGACGGCCTCCGCGCCCGCCTCGCGAACGGGGGCGAGGAACCCGTCCGGTAG
- a CDS encoding ATP-binding cassette domain-containing protein, whose translation MEAVIRAEGLVKRFGTVAALDGVDLSIPAGTVYALLGPNGAGKSTAIRVLATLLRPDAGRATVAGFDVVDSAEEVRHRIGLAGQYAAVDELLTGRANLRLVGRLSRLSRADARRRADELIERFDLAAVADKLVRTYSGGTRRRLDLAASLLVAPDVLFLDEPTTGLDPRNRAVMWDLIRELVAEGTTVLLSTQYLEEADRLAGRIAVIDQGRVVAEGTPAQLKATVAGERLDVVVVHHGEIPAAVDALREVTGAEPSVDQDTLRISAPASAVDTLLGVVRELDGAGVALADIGLRESTLDEVFLQLTGAGTERAAVGTAVAR comes from the coding sequence ATGGAAGCGGTGATCCGAGCCGAGGGGCTCGTGAAGCGGTTCGGGACGGTGGCGGCGCTCGACGGCGTCGACCTATCGATTCCGGCCGGAACGGTCTACGCGTTGCTGGGTCCGAACGGCGCAGGCAAGTCGACCGCGATCCGTGTGCTCGCGACGCTGCTGCGCCCGGACGCCGGGCGCGCCACCGTGGCCGGGTTCGACGTCGTCGACAGCGCCGAGGAGGTGCGGCACCGGATCGGCCTGGCCGGTCAGTACGCGGCCGTCGACGAGCTGCTCACCGGGCGGGCGAACCTCCGGCTGGTCGGACGGCTCTCGAGGCTGTCCAGGGCGGACGCTCGCCGCCGCGCCGACGAGCTGATCGAGCGGTTCGACCTGGCGGCGGTCGCGGACAAGCTCGTGCGGACGTACTCCGGCGGCACTCGTCGCCGGCTCGACCTGGCCGCGAGCCTGCTCGTCGCGCCGGACGTCCTGTTCCTGGACGAGCCGACGACCGGGCTCGACCCGCGCAACCGGGCGGTGATGTGGGACCTGATCCGGGAGCTGGTCGCCGAGGGCACCACGGTGTTGCTGAGCACCCAGTACCTCGAGGAGGCCGATCGGCTGGCCGGACGGATCGCGGTCATCGACCAGGGCCGGGTGGTCGCGGAAGGCACTCCGGCGCAGCTCAAGGCGACGGTGGCCGGCGAGCGGCTCGACGTGGTCGTCGTCCACCACGGGGAGATTCCGGCCGCGGTCGACGCGCTGCGCGAGGTGACCGGCGCCGAACCGAGCGTCGACCAGGACACGTTGCGGATCTCCGCCCCGGCCAGCGCCGTCGACACGCTGCTCGGAGTGGTCCGCGAGCTGGACGGCGCCGGTGTCGCGCTCGCCGACATCGGCCTGCGCGAGTCCACGCTCGACGAAGTGTTTCTCCAGCTCACCGGTGCCGGTACCGAGAGGGCCGCAGTCGGGACGGCGGTGGCCCGATGA